The following DNA comes from Chryseobacterium gallinarum.
AGTTTAAGGGGTGAGAGTCGGAGTGTTGACGTGTATTAGAAACAGCTCAACTGATTTACGAACTTTCAAAATCCTTTCCGAAAGAAGAACTTACTCTCTTACAGACCAGATTCAGAGGGAAAGGCATGAGAACCAGATATGGCTTCAGTTTGCTTTTATCTGTAATTATATGAATGAAGAGCAATATGAAAATTTGCACAAAGAATATAACCAAATAATAGGAATGTTAGTTAATATGATGAGTCAGTCAGAAAAATGGTGTTCATTTTCTCCAGGCAATAAAGAAGAGAAAAATCCATAAACGATAGCAAAAACTCTCATACTCTAACATCCTCAAAATTATTAAATAATGCAAACAACAGATACCGTATTAATGATAGAACCGATAGCATTCGGTTACAATGCAGAAACTGCAAAAAATAATTACTTTCAGGTTGAACAGACAGGTTCCGATATCCAGTCGAAAGCCTTGGCAGAGTTCAATACCTTTGTTGGGAAACTGAGAGAAAAAGGCATCAATGTTATCACGATAAAAGATACATTGGATCCACATACGCCGGATTCGATTTTCCCGAATAACTGGGTGAGCTTCCATAAGGATGGGAAAGTGGTTTTATACCCGATGTTCGCGTCGAACAGAAGAGTAGAAAGAAGAGAAGATATTATTGAAAGTATCGAGAAGCAAGGATTTGAAGTTGCTGAAATTGACGACTGGTCATTTTCTGAAACTCAGGGACATTTCCTGGAAGGAACGGGAAGTATGATTTTCGATCACGATAATAAAATTGCTTACGGCTCCGTTTCTTTGAGACTGGATGAAAAACTGTTCAGAGAATTCTGTACAAAATACGGGTTTACTCCTGTTGTTTTCCATTCTTTTCAGACGGTAGGAACAGAAAGGCTTCCAATCTACCACACCAATGTAATGATGTGTGTAGCAGACAGGTTTGTGGTAATCTGCCTTGATTGTATCGATGATGAG
Coding sequences within:
- the ctlX gene encoding citrulline utilization hydrolase CtlX translates to MQTTDTVLMIEPIAFGYNAETAKNNYFQVEQTGSDIQSKALAEFNTFVGKLREKGINVITIKDTLDPHTPDSIFPNNWVSFHKDGKVVLYPMFASNRRVERREDIIESIEKQGFEVAEIDDWSFSETQGHFLEGTGSMIFDHDNKIAYGSVSLRLDEKLFREFCTKYGFTPVVFHSFQTVGTERLPIYHTNVMMCVADRFVVICLDCIDDELEREKVVETIKGSGKEIIEISEEQMQQFAGNMLQVQNKEGKKFLVMSQTAYQSLTPEQVAAIEKYCEIIYSDLNTIEVNGGGSARCMLAEVFLPKK